ttttaccgattaattggtgctGATAGCTGGtttttagaactatcggttatctgcaaaaatctgtcgATAGATGCTgttagttttttcatcatttagtcatttcaaaatcagagtccccagtgtgtttcaggcttgtttatacttaaaagtcccacgttatgtaccaaatctttattttttctagttatttttaagattttggttgaacaaaaaactgcatctggggttTTATTCAATTTGGACTGTTTGTCTTTGCCCGccataataaagaaagaataaaaaaaaaattcttacattCTAAAAATCAGTTTGAAAAACTATTGGACAATtcatcggttatcggcctttcccaccaccttagttatcggtagcggctaaatccactatcagtcaacctctagtCTGATCTTTCTGTAtgggtttattttgtgttttaaaaacttGTCTGACTGTACGTTTTTCATATATTAGCAATAGTGAATACAATGGATGGTATATATTGtactttgggggaaaaaaaagtattgttttgaTGTTTTTGGCAGCAGAAGGAGAAAGATGCTGTGGAACAGCTGACATCTAATAAGCAACAGGTTAGTGAAAAAACAACCAACAAGCTGGAGTCTGCTCGGGTAGAGGCCTTCATGAAGAAGTTGCCCCAGCTCCTTCCCAGGGGCACGGTTCCGGAGAAAACCTCCCCACCGTGTCTCACTCCTGCTGATTCGGGCAACGTTCAAGTCACTTTGCCCATCACAGTTGCAACTATACCATCTCAACCAGGTGGCACTGTCCCCGTTATGATTCTGCCATCAGGCATGAGTCTTTCGTACCCAGAACGTGACAAAACATCAGTCACGGTTGCGACTTCCGCTGCTCCGACACCGGTGGTCCAGAGAGCACGAGCACCCGCCCCTAAGAGGGGCCCTGACTCCTCCTCCTCAGTTTCAGCCTCTGGCTCTGCTGGTGTTGCTTTTAAACGCAAAAGAGGACGACCCAGAAAGCAAAGACCAGAAGATGCAGCAGCACAAGTACTGTCAGCCCAAACCACAATTCCAAATCCAGCTTTGCTCTCAAGAGGAGTAATCCAGAAGGCTTCAGCTTCCTGTATGCCAGCCACATCTTCACATATGGTGGAAATCTTGTTCCAGGACCAGCAAAGCCTGGTtcttggccaaattcctgctGTCCAGGAAGTGTCAGACATTGAGCGTAGGGGTGTAGTGGTGCAATGTCAACCTGCACCAGAACCCGAGAAGCAACAGTCTGTCTTGATACTACCAGGGCCCAACCAACCCAGTTACGAGTTGAGTCGGGGTATGGTCATCCAGCGAGCACCACTATGTAGAGAGGGAAGACCTACTCTCCAAGAAGTGCCACAAACCGCCATCTCATACCTCCCTCCACCAACGTTGTTAGAAGACAGAGGAGAAGTTGAAATTACTCTGACTCCTGTGGAGCCACAGGTCGATTCCATGCTGAACTCGGCAGGCATCTCCAGCTCATTTGGCTCCTTGTCTGGAGAAACTCCGAAAACAGATGCCCCATAGCTGCAGCACATCAGCCATTCATGGAGACTTGGAAACACCATGATTAAGATGTGCATTGCCTTCCAGTGCATTGCATACTAGTTTTTGGGTCAAACTGAGGTGTACCATTTTGGCTGAGTTTGATTGGGTATGTCTGCTTTCTGTAGGGTGTCATGAGGCAGTGAGCAAGAACAATCTGTTGTTATTGCAATTGGCAATTGTGCTTTAACAAAACGCCTTCAAACAGTAACTACACGttcatttttaatattaacattttaaagttttgctGCAGTCACCTCATATTGAAATTACCATAATTAGGAAATTACAACTCCGAGGTTCAACATGGCGATGTCATCCAAGATTCGAAACAGCCGCTGCAACTTTCATAAAACTGTGAGTTTTCATTGTAATTACAGTATGAGTTTCACAACATGATGtgaatgcaccattaattcctgaagtttccaggagtgttgtttaAGAGATTATTAATTGTACATCTAAGTGGCTTAAAACAAATAGACCTAGAAAAATGTATCACTTTGTTTCCAAGAAGGATGTATATTGGAGtgaattttaatgcatttcaatCAAATTGTAGTCGAAGATTAAATTGGCAGGGAAATGTACAGATATACTCAAAAATAAAAGTCCAATCTGGTCTAGCTCAGTTTTGGTCTCTGATGTAAATGTCAAATGAGGgacatctaaaaaatgtaattcatcgTAGTTAGTTACCAAGGAACTGTTTACTATTCGTCAGTGCTGTCTGTCCCCATTTTCAGTGCCATAAGAGTGCAGTTTATTTTCTATTGCTCTATCCGTCTTTGCAAGTTTAAACATGAATCGAGACATTTGAGAGTTTTTATTCTAGATGTTCAGATGACAAAGAGTGGTATTACGGGTTTGTAACTTCAGGGTTCTAAAAGCTTACAACCACCTTAAGTCCTTCCCTTACCCAATGATTGGGTATTATTTACATGTTCAAGTTTTAACTTATTAATGTTGCAAATAACagatatatatacaatttctaaATGACTACATTGAGTTGCTGTTGTGAAGGTCAAGAAAACACTCTCCTGGTTCAGATGGTGCAATGTTTATgtgcataaaacaaaaatatgcaaATGAGGCTTTGATGTCTGGATTATTCTCAAAACACACTGTATTTATGTCTAACT
The sequence above is a segment of the Myxocyprinus asiaticus isolate MX2 ecotype Aquarium Trade chromosome 34, UBuf_Myxa_2, whole genome shotgun sequence genome. Coding sequences within it:
- the LOC127425611 gene encoding DNA-binding protein RFX5-like isoform X3 is translated as MAEDHLKADASAGEGETEPSMLLQKLKNNISKNVQGKVDKILEDVQRFSDNDKLYLYLQLPSGPSAGEKSDSNSVNTADQLHTCNWIRSHLEEHPDTCLPKQDVYETYRKHCDNLQHRPLSAANFGKIIRDIFPNIKARRLGGRGQSKYCYSGIRRKTVLNMPLLPNLDLKNDPSELTELVQTYKQEVTEAACELICDWAQKILKRSFDTVVEIARFLVQEHIVNPRCSQAELVTSAALAGGPSKPHKVIKKIPAASRAGGTEEDSGSVENKQKEKDAVEQLTSNKQQVSEKTTNKLESARVEAFMKKLPQLLPRGTVPEKTSPPCLTPADSGNVQVTLPITVATIPSQPGGTVPVMILPSGMSLSYPERDKTSVTVATSAAPTPVVQRARAPAPKRGPDSSSSVSASGSAGVAFKRKRGRPRKQRPEDAAAQVLSAQTTIPNPALLSRGVIQKASASCMPATSSHMVEILFQDQQSLVLGQIPAVQEVSDIERRGVVVQCQPAPEPEKQQSVLILPGPNQPSYELSRGMVIQRAPLCREGRPTLQEVPQTAISYLPPPTLLEDRGEVEITLTPVEPQVDSMLNSAGISSSFGSLSGETPKTDAP
- the LOC127425611 gene encoding DNA-binding protein RFX5-like isoform X1, yielding MAEDHLKADASAGEGETEPSMLLQKLKNNISKNVQGKVDKILEDVQRFSDNDKLYLYLQLPSGPSAGEKSSDSNSVNTADQLHTCNWIRSHLEEHPDTCLPKQDVYETYRKHCDNLQHRPLSAANFGKIIRDIFPNIKARRLGGRGQSKYCYSGIRRKTVLNMPLLPNLDLKNDPSELTELVQTYKQEVTEAACELICDWAQKILKRSFDTVVEIARFLVQEHIVNPRCSQAELVTSAALAGGPSKPHKVIKKIPAASRAGGTEEDSGSVENKQKEKDAVEQLTSNKQQVSEKTTNKLESARVEAFMKKLPQLLPRGTVPEKTSPPCLTPADSGNVQVTLPITVATIPSQPGGTVPVMILPSGMSLSYPERDKTSVTVATSAAPTPVVQRARAPAPKRGPDSSSSVSASGSAGVAFKRKRGRPRKQRPEDAAAQVLSAQTTIPNPALLSRGVIQKASASCMPATSSHMVEILFQDQQSLVLGQIPAVQEVSDIERRGVVVQCQPAPEPEKQQSVLILPGPNQPSYELSRGMVIQRAPLCREGRPTLQEVPQTAISYLPPPTLLEDRGEVEITLTPVEPQVDSMLNSAGISSSFGSLSGETPKTDAP
- the LOC127425611 gene encoding DNA-binding protein RFX5-like isoform X2, whose product is MAEDHLKADASAGEGETEPSMLLQKLKNNISKNVQGKVDKILEDVQRFSDNDKLYLYLQLPSGPSAGEKSSDSNSVNTADQLHTCNWIRSHLEEHPDTCLPKQDVYETYRKHCDNLQHRPLSAANFGKIIRDIFPNIKARRLGGRGQSKYCYSGIRRKTVLNMPLLPNLDLKNDPSELTELVQTYKQEVTEAACELICDWAQKILKRSFDTVVEIARFLVQEHIVNPRCSQAELVTSAALAGGPSKPHKVIKKIPAASRAGGTEEDSGSVENKKEKDAVEQLTSNKQQVSEKTTNKLESARVEAFMKKLPQLLPRGTVPEKTSPPCLTPADSGNVQVTLPITVATIPSQPGGTVPVMILPSGMSLSYPERDKTSVTVATSAAPTPVVQRARAPAPKRGPDSSSSVSASGSAGVAFKRKRGRPRKQRPEDAAAQVLSAQTTIPNPALLSRGVIQKASASCMPATSSHMVEILFQDQQSLVLGQIPAVQEVSDIERRGVVVQCQPAPEPEKQQSVLILPGPNQPSYELSRGMVIQRAPLCREGRPTLQEVPQTAISYLPPPTLLEDRGEVEITLTPVEPQVDSMLNSAGISSSFGSLSGETPKTDAP